The nucleotide window GTCAACAACGGTTATATCAAATCGTGTAACGAACAACACCTACAGACCTCATAATTCACTAAAACGGATCAAAAAGCGTAACATTCAAAGGCGATCTAGTCGCGATATGAAGAGTCATAGGTCGTGGAGATCGGAAACTCAACAGAAACTATACAGATCGAAACTACTACAAGCTTTGCAACACGTACGTCTCAGCTCCATACATTCGCCTCGACTTAAAGGACTAGCTATACGTGAAGCCGCCGACCGCGTTCTAGCAATGACAGCTAAAGGACGGACTCGATGGAGCCGAGCGATCCTTACAAATCAGGTTAAGCGTAAATCTGCAAAGAGCGATATAAAATTAATGAAGCGGAGAATTGGTGTTTTGAGGTTTAAGACAAAGAGTGAAAAATTATTGAAGGTGGAACAGAAAACACGTGATCTTAGGCGGTTAGTTCCGGGTTGCTGGAACCAACCGTTGCCAGTTGTACTGGAAGAAGTTAGGGACTATATTTGTGCACTTGACATGCAAGTTAAAGTTATGGCTGCTGTTGCTGATGTTTTGTCTGATGGGTCAAGTTATGGCTCCGGGTTGGTTGCTGGTGGTGTGAATGGTGTGAAGTGAATGTAAGTCGGGGCCGTATTAGCGGGTAACTACGGGGCGTAtgggtttatttttatgtttttaagaTAACTAATGGTTAGTTCTGAAGAAATGTTTTTAATGAAGTGATATTGTTTTTATCATCTTTTGATTTAGTTATATAGTTTGTTAAATAAGTGTAACTGGTGTTAAACTCACTCCTGTTGCGGCACGCTAAACATTCAAAGAATTAACTGTGGAAAATAATGTCGTTGAATATGTATGACGAcattgttttaacaaaatttacatcgaaacataaataaaaatatgcAGCTCGCAAACATATATTTAGAATTATAAAGACGACGATTTTTGCAAATtagaaaagaaaaacaaaataaataaaaataaaaagctAAGTAGTAGAATACGTGTCGTGGctgattaaaaaaaaacaagaaaagacATTTAGAAAAGTGTAGAATTATATGGTCAATTTTTTCTTATGCGTCGGGATTTGTAAATTTATACTTCtctttttttttaacaacaacgaatatatataaatatagcgGTCAGGCAAAAGCTAAAAAATACAAAAGATTCAAACAAACAACAAAACGACAATCATACAAAAATGTCAAATTCTAACCATTTTTCTCCAATCCAAATGCCCCTAGCGGCTCTACTTTTCACCCACATAAACATCTCCTCCTTAATAAGCTCCAGGATCTTCTGCACCGGCAT belongs to Helianthus annuus cultivar XRQ/B chromosome 5, HanXRQr2.0-SUNRISE, whole genome shotgun sequence and includes:
- the LOC110939007 gene encoding transcription factor bHLH148, with translation MTSTTVISNRVTNNTYRPHNSLKRIKKRNIQRRSSRDMKSHRSWRSETQQKLYRSKLLQALQHVRLSSIHSPRLKGLAIREAADRVLAMTAKGRTRWSRAILTNQVKRKSAKSDIKLMKRRIGVLRFKTKSEKLLKVEQKTRDLRRLVPGCWNQPLPVVLEEVRDYICALDMQVKVMAAVADVLSDGSSYGSGLVAGGVNGVK